One stretch of Zingiber officinale cultivar Zhangliang chromosome 6B, Zo_v1.1, whole genome shotgun sequence DNA includes these proteins:
- the LOC121989700 gene encoding disease resistance protein RPS2-like, with protein MGQLSVDYWYETRSMPVPNSLLDCKSFSNHRLPNSFYTDCDPSICCFPSIAMSISFDIGQFLNKICHVASIHLARPRSSVEDLHIDAELLGAKLSDVDRAISEAAGNGKIVMEEALVWKRLAEAFVSKEAAIQRDYKEMRCLGGWSWNCVSINRRATEMKKMQELISRGNDIRVVAAPPPPPQLPVKLPISNNVVGMESNVIQIVNQIMDANVRVIGIYGMGGIGKTTLLKLICNHDEISKLKFEYVIWIVASKGCKLQKLQMDLAKKVGLKLEDDESEDDRASRLFDSLKEKNCLLFLDDIWESYDLYKLGMEEVPAEHGKERKRKVIVFTTRYEHICTGMNANVIKKVEGLSSDQAWELFLKYAREDVINSEPGINQLANEIAKECAGVPLALITVGRAMSSKRSWEVWNDALTQLRQSQMPELTGMKESDPMFAAFKLSYDSLEDDNMRARLLCCSLWPEDFEIDKVELIQCWIGLGLIAEFDSINKTFHRGHTHIETLTSACLLELADKKYATRIKMHDIIRDMTLWMASDCGFNQHKWIVKAQARFSQLELENEKWQVVERASFMHNDLSSLPRQTPIFPKLSMLMLQGNYKLSLIPGSFLQALPVLTFLDLSNTKITELPREINMLSELQHLNLNMTPVEALPAELSSLAKLKYLLLVRTNRLAKVPKGTISNLPLLKLLDLYESKYADLDELEEFKGCRRCIGITLQSVTTLDQLVSLQQLSTWKLQLKNMSDLAYPSQLFESIMSSHNIRKSLERLEIVSVQTGDELIVARNNRDREEGLECLRYMVLKAVDDLQEITWKAVKPQTVFPNLRELKISECKMLRNVTWVLQLPHLSVLTVSNCDKIEELISCVGDSVNSSSSLRLLSLAQLPKLNCISQQSLTFPYLERICVNSCPNLRKLPFGVEICQNKLKDIFGQTDWWNNIRWEDANDKISLTPYFKSTYMQKIVLKLNMEDAKSRAKALKTAVRIHGVVSVTLENDLLIMNGDQVDLVALSKTMRRNFGWVELISISEMVD; from the exons ATGGGGCAGCTATCTGTTGACTACTGGTACGAGACTAGATCTATGCCCGTTCCTAATTCGCTTCTCGATTGCAAAAGTTTCAGTAATCACCGTCTTCCCAATTCCTTCTACACTGATTGCGATCCAAGCATTTGCTGTTTCCCCTCGATCGCCATGAGTATCTCCTTCGACATCGGCCAATTCCTCAACAAAATATGCCACGTAGCTTCGATCCACCTCGCCAGGCCTCGATCTAGCGTCGAAGACTTGCACATAGACGCGGAGCTATTGGGGGCCAAACTGAGCGACGTCGACCGGGCCATCAGTGAGGCTGCCGGCAACGGGAAAATCGTCATGGAAGAAGCTCTGGTGTGGAAGCGCCTGGCTGAGGCGTTTGTATCTAAGGAGGCTGCCATCCAACGGGACTACAAGGAGATGCGGTGCCTCGGGGGCTGGTCGTGGAATTGCGTCTCCATCAATCGGAGGGCCACCGAGATGAAGAAGATGCAGGAGTTGATTAGCCGAGGGAATGATATTAGGGTTGTCGcggctccgccgccgccgccgcaacTGCCCGTGAAACTTCCCATTTCAAATAATGTTGTTGGGATGGAATCAAATGTTATACAGATTGTAAACCAGATTATGGATGCAAATGTCAGGGTTATAGGCATCTACGGTATGGGGGGAATAGGAAAGACGACACTTTTAAAGCTCATCTGCAACCATGACGAGATCTCCAAGCTCAAGTTTGAGTATGTCATCTGGATTGTGGCCTCCAAAGGATGCAAATTGCAGAAGCTTCAGATGGACCTAGCTAAGAAAGTAGGACTGAAGCTTGAAGATGATGAGAGTGAAGACGATCGTGCTTCTAGGCTCTTTGACTCCCTCAAGGAAAAGAATTGTTTGTTATTTCTTGATGATATTTGGGAATCCTATGATCTTTATAAGTTGGGGATGGAAGAAGTACCTGCTGAGCATGGCAAAGAGCGGAAGCGCAAGGTGATAGTTTTCACGACGCGCTACGAGCACATATGCACTGGAATGAATGCTAACGTGATAAAAAAAGTGGAAGGCTTGTCATCTGATCAAGCATGGGAACTCTTTCTGAAATATGCACGTGAAGATGTAATCAACTCAGAGCCAGGAATTAATCAACTAGCAAACGAAATTGCTAAAGAGTGTGCTGGTGTGCCCCTTGCTCTCATCACCGTTGGCAGAGCCATGTCCTCAAAGAGGTCATGGGAGGTTTGGAATGATGCTCTCACACAGCTTAGGCAATCACAAATGCCAGAACTCACGGGTATGAAAGAATCAGATCCTATGTTTGCTGCCTTTAAACTTAGTTATGATAGCCTCGAAGATGATAACATGAGAGCCCGGCTGTTGTGCTGCTCTTTGTGGCCTGAAGATTTCGAAATTGATAAAGTCGAACTAATACAGTGTTGGATAGGTCTTGGCCTAATTGCTGAGTTTGACTCGATCAATAAAACATTCCACCGAGGGCACACTCATATCGAGACTCTTACATCTGCATGCTTGTTAGAACTTGCTGATAAGAAATATGCGACAAGGATCAAGATGCATGATATAATCCGAGACATGACTCTATGGATGGCTTCGGACTGTGGATTCAATCAACACAAGTGGATTGTTAAAGCACAGGCTAGATTTAGTCAGTTGGAATTAGAGAATGAGAAATGGCAAGTGGTAGAGCGTGCATCATTCATGCATAATGATTTAAGTTCTTTGCCAAGGCAGACTCCCATTTTTCCCAAGCTTTCCATGCTCATGCTCCAAGGGAACTATAAGCTAAGCTTAATTCCCGGGTCATTTCTCCAGGCTTTGCCTGTTTTGACGTTCTTGGATCTCTCAAACACAAAAATCACAGAGCTTCCAAGGGAAATAAACATGTTATCTGAGCTCCAACATTTAAACTTGAATATGACCCCAGTCGAAGCATTGCCAGCAGAGTTGAGTAGCCTTGCTAAACTCAAGTACTTACTTCTAGTAAGGACTAATCGTCTTGCGAAAGTACCCAAGGGAACAATATCCAACTTACCTTTACTCAAATTGTTGGATTTATACGAAAGTAAGTATGCTGActtggatgagctagaggaaTTTAAAGGATGCCGAAGATGCATTGGAATTACCTTGCAATCAGTGACAACCCTGGATCAGTTGGTCTCTCTACAACAATTGTCTACATGGAAACTCCAACTAAAAAACATGAGTGACTTAGCTTATCCAAGCCAACTATTTGAAAGCATCATGAGTAGCCACAACATAAGGAAGAGCCTTGAACGACTAGAGATTGTAAGTGTCCAAACAGGTGATGAATTAATAGTTGCTCGGAACAACAGGGATCGTGAAGAAGGCCTTGAATGTTTGAGGTATATGGTTCTCAAAGCTGTCGATGATTTGCAGGAAATCACTTGGAAAGCAGTCAAACCTCAAACGGTATTTCCTAATCTTCGcgaattgaaaatttctgaatGCAAAATGTTGAGAAATGTCACTTGGGTTCTTCAGCTACCACACCTCAGTGTCTTGACAGTATCAAATTGTGATAAGATTGAAGAATTGATAAGTTGTGTTGGGGATTCCGTCAACTCTAGCAGTAGCCTACGCTTACTGTCTTTGGCTCAATTGCCTAAATTAAACTGCATCTCACAACAGTCACTAACCTTCCCCTACTTGGAGCGGATATGTGTAAACTCATGCCCAAATCTCAGAAAGCTGCCTTTTGGCGTTGAAATTTGTCAAAATAAATTGAAAGATATATTTGGCCAAACGGATTGGTGGAACAATATCCGGTGGGAAGATGCCAATGATAAGATTTCTCTCACACCCTATTTCAAGTCGACTTATATG CAAAAAATTGTGTTGAAATTGAACATGGAGGATGCTAAATCTAGAGCTAAAGCTCTCAAGACTGCTGTAAGAATTCATG GTGTTGTATCAGTAACGCTGGAGAATGACCTTCTGATCATGAATGGTGACCAGGTTGACCTGGTGGCACTTTCTAAGACAATGCGAAGAAATTTTGGTTGGGTGGAGCTCATCAGTATTTCCGAG ATGGTGGATTAA